In the genome of Streptomyces sp. NBC_00259, the window AAGAGCCGGGCGGAGAAGGGCCCGGCGGAGAAGGGCCCGTGAGCCTGCGCTGGAAGATCGCCGTGCTGCTGGCGAGCGGCTGCGCCCTCGTCGCCGTCACCATCGGGCTGCTGATCCATCACGCCCGGATGGAGCAGTTGTCGTCCTCGGCCCGTGCGGGCGCCGTCGCGCAACTGGTGCGGGTACGCCAGCTCTACGAGCTCACCGGCCGGGTCGACCCGGCCGACAACGGCGCGGCCCTCGACTCTCCACGGCTGCCGGCCGCTCTGCGCGCCTCCGCGCCGTCGGCAGGCGCAACACGTATCTCGACCTCGACGAGCGGCGTCCCGTGGTGTGGGCCGCCCGGCCGGTCGGCTCGCACGTCCTCTCCGTACGCGAACCGCTGGACGCCGAACGCGACGAGGTGGCCGCGCTCGACCGGGAGCTGGTGGCGTCGGGCGCCGTCGTCGTGGGCCTGGCCGCGCTCGGCGGGGTGGGGCTCGCGAGCCGGCTGAGCCGGGACCTGCGTACGGCGGCGGCGACCGCCCGCCGGATCAGCCGGGGCGAGCTGGACGCCCGGATCGCCATGCCGTCCTCGCCGCGCGCCTCCGGGGGCGAGGTGGCCGAGCTGGCGTCGGCCGTGAACACCATGGCCGCCTCGCTCCAGCAGCGCATCGAGGCGGAGCAGCGGTTCACCGCCGACGTGGCGCACGAGCTGCGCACTCCGCTGACGGGCCTGCACACGGCGGCCGGGCTGCTGCCGGAGGGACGGCCGACCGAGCTGGTACGGGACCGGGTGGCGGCCCTGTGCCGTCTCACCGAGGACCTCCTGGAGGTCGCCCGGCTCGACGCGAAGGCCGAGCGTCCCGATCTCGACGTCCATCCGCTGGGGCTGCTGACCGACGGCATCCTGCGACGCGCCGGGTTCGCGGCGGGCGCCACACGGCCGCGGGCCGAGGGCATCCACGACGGCGTCGACGACGGCACGGGCGACAACGCGCCGGGAGAGCTCGTACGCACCGACGCCCGCCGACTGGAGCGCGTTCTCGTCAACCTCCTGGCCAACGCCCGCCGGCACGGCGGCGATCCGGTGGAGGTGGTGGAGGTGACGGTCACGGGGACCTCGCTGACGGTCCGCGACCACGGCCCCGGCTTCCCGGAGCATGTGCTGCGGGACGGTCCGCAGCGCTTCGTCACGGGAGCGGCGGAGCGCGGCCAGGGCACCGGGCTCGGGCTCACCATCGCGCTCGGCCAGGCCCGGGTGATCGGCGCGCAGATCGTGCTCCGCAACGCGGACGAAGGCGGCGCGATGGCCACCGTCGTCCTGCCGGGCGCCCACGACGAGAGGCCGTAGGGGCGCACCACGTGCCGCGCGAGCGTCGTCGTGCGGCGAGTGGCCCCACCGGGCCCGGCCCGATGTCCCGGCCGGGCCCGTCCCGCCGTCAGCCCGCGTAGGGGCGCCGGGACCTGGCGTCCCGCAGCGCGGTGCCCCACCAGGCGAGCTGGTCGAGCATCGTCTTGACGGCGGCCTCGGGCGCGGCCGGGTCCTTGTGCTGTCCGTCGGAGTCGAACTGGCCGCCGGCGTTCGGGAAGGCGACGGTGTCGCGCACGGTGACGGCGTGCAACTCGGCGAAGACCTGGCGCAGTTGTTCGACCGCGCGCAGTCCGCCGGAGATGCCGCCGTAGGAGATGAAGCCGACGGGCTTGGCCTGCCATTCGCCGTAGTGCCAGTCGATGAGGTTCTTCAGGGAGGCAGGGAAGGAGTGGTTGTACTCGGGAGTGAGGACGACGAACGCCTCCGCGTCGGCGAGCCTCGGGGAGACCTTGGCGAGTTCGGCGCGGACGGGGGCGGCGGGGCGGTAGGAGAGCGAGGTGGGCAGGTCCACCTCGGCGACGTCGACGACGTCGACGCTGAAGTCCTCGCGGACGGTCGCCCGGGCGAGGAACCAGTCGGCCACGACCGGTGCGAAGCGGCCCTCGCGGTCGCTGCCGATGACGACGGCGAGCTTCAGCGGATCCGGCGCGGGCGCGCTGCCGGATCCGCCGGATCCGTACGAGGGCGCGGACTCGTGCGTGTCGGCGGTCTTGTGCGTGGTGAGGTCCATACCGAGCAGCCTGATACTTAAACCATGGTTGAGGTCAACCGCTACGCTGGGCGGATGACGCATCTCGCCTGGGACGCCAAGGAAGCCACCGTCGGTGAGCTGGCAGAACGCAGCGGTGTCGCCCCCTCCGCGCTGCGCTTCTACGAGAGCGAGGGGCTGATCACGAGCCGCCGCACGGCCGGCAACCAGCGGCGGTACAGCCGGGACACCCTGCGGAGGGTCGCCTTCATCCGGACCTCGCAGCGGCTCGGCATCCCGCTCGCCACGATCCGTGACGTGCTCGGGCTGCTGCCGGAGGACCGTACGCCCACCCGGGAGGACTGGGCGCGCATCTCGGAGTGCTGGCGGGAGGACCTGGACAAGCGGATCCGTACGCT includes:
- a CDS encoding sensor histidine kinase; its protein translation is MGLASRLSRDLRTAAATARRISRGELDARIAMPSSPRASGGEVAELASAVNTMAASLQQRIEAEQRFTADVAHELRTPLTGLHTAAGLLPEGRPTELVRDRVAALCRLTEDLLEVARLDAKAERPDLDVHPLGLLTDGILRRAGFAAGATRPRAEGIHDGVDDGTGDNAPGELVRTDARRLERVLVNLLANARRHGGDPVEVVEVTVTGTSLTVRDHGPGFPEHVLRDGPQRFVTGAAERGQGTGLGLTIALGQARVIGAQIVLRNADEGGAMATVVLPGAHDERP
- a CDS encoding NADPH-dependent FMN reductase encodes the protein MDLTTHKTADTHESAPSYGSGGSGSAPAPDPLKLAVVIGSDREGRFAPVVADWFLARATVREDFSVDVVDVAEVDLPTSLSYRPAAPVRAELAKVSPRLADAEAFVVLTPEYNHSFPASLKNLIDWHYGEWQAKPVGFISYGGISGGLRAVEQLRQVFAELHAVTVRDTVAFPNAGGQFDSDGQHKDPAAPEAAVKTMLDQLAWWGTALRDARSRRPYAG
- the soxR gene encoding redox-sensitive transcriptional activator SoxR, with protein sequence MTHLAWDAKEATVGELAERSGVAPSALRFYESEGLITSRRTAGNQRRYSRDTLRRVAFIRTSQRLGIPLATIRDVLGLLPEDRTPTREDWARISECWREDLDKRIRTLQRLRDHLTDCIGCGCLSLDRCVLSNPGDELSSHGPGPRRLIED